In the Lepus europaeus isolate LE1 chromosome 18, mLepTim1.pri, whole genome shotgun sequence genome, one interval contains:
- the WNT9B gene encoding protein Wnt-9b, translating into MRPPAARALAALCLLALPAAAATAAYFGSVPAAPPARPLPVSRVPWPQRGLELRPSALRDSAPFVVRGRAASLVWGVRGSEPIVPSSVRESPRRGSALPELPNSARALAPILPVQASAARSDALGLTGREVLTPFPGLGTAAAPAQGGAHLKQCDLLKLSRRQKQLCRREPGLAETLRDAARLGLLECQFQFRQERWNCSLEGRTGLLKRGFKETAFLYAVSSAALTHALARACSAGRMERCTCDDSPGLQSRQAWQWGVCGDNLKYSTKFLSNFLGPKRGSKDLRARVDAHNTHVGIKAVKSGLRTTCKCHGVSGSCAVRTCWKQLAPFRETGEVLKLRYDSAVKVSSATNEALGRLELWASSKPGSPAKGLAPRPGDLVYLEDSPSFCRPSKYSPGTAGRVCSREASCGSLCCGRGYDTQSRLVAFSCHCQVQWCCYVECQQCVQEELVYTCKH; encoded by the exons ATGCGCCCCCCGGCCGCGCGGGCCCTGGCCGCGCTCTGCCTGCTGGCGCTGCCCGCCGCTGCCGCCACCGCCGCCTACTTCGGGTCAGTGCCCGCCgcacccccggcccggcccctgcccGTCTCCCGCGTTCCCTGGCCCCAGAGAGGTCTCGAACTCCGCCCCTCCGCCCTGCGGGACTCAGCCCCCTTCGTGGTTCGAGGTCGCGCCGCGAGCTTGGTCTGGGGCGTCCGGGGCTCAGAGCCGATCGTACCTTCTAGCGTCCGAGAGTCACCGCGCCGGGGGTCAGCCCTGCCCGAGCTCCCGAACTCTGCGCGCGCCTTGGCCCCCATTCTGCCCGTCCAGGCGTCGGCCGCGCGCTCGGACGCCCTCGG CTTGACGGGGCGCGAGGTCCTGACGCCCTTCCCCGGCCTGGGCACCGCGGCGGCCCCGGCGCAGGGGGGCGCCCACCTGAAGCAGTGCGACCTGCTGAAGCTGTCCCGCCGGCAGAAGCAGCTGTGCCGGCGCGAGCCCGGCCTGGCAGAGACCCTGCGGGACGCCGCGCGCCTCGGCCTGCtcgagtgccagttccagttccggcAGGAGCGCTGGAACTGCAGCCTGGAGGGGAGGACCGGGCTGCTCAAGAGAG GCTTCAAGGAGACGGCCTTCCTGTACGCAGTGTCCTCGGCCGCCCTCACCCACGCGCTGGCCCGGGCCTGCAGCGCTGGGCGCATGGAGCGCTGCACCTGCGATGACTCCCCGGGGCTGCAGAGCCGGCAGGCCTGGCAGTGGGGCGTGTGTGGCGACAACCTCAAGTACAGCACCAAGTTCCTGAGCAATTTCCTGGGACCCAAGAGAGGCAGCAAGGACCTGCGGGCACGGGTGGATGCCCACAACACCCACGTGGGCATCAAG GCTGTGAAGAGTGGCCTCAGGACCACGTGTAAGTGCCATGGCGTGTCGGGCTCCTGTGCGGTGCGCACCTGCTGGAAGCAGCTTGCCCCGTTCCGCGAGACGGGCGAGGTGCTGAAGCTGCGCTATGACTCGGCTGTCAAGGTGTCCAGCGCCACCAACGAGGCCTTGGGCCGCCTGGAGCTCTGGGCCTCCTCCAAGCCAGGCAGCCCCGCCAAGGGCCTGGCCCCCCGGCCCGGGGACCTGGTCTACCTGGAAGACTCGCCCAGCTTCTGCCGGCCCAGCAAGTACTCTCCCGGCACGGCGGGCAGGGTGTGCTCCCGGGAGGCCAGCTGCGGCAGCCTGTGCTGCGGGCGGGGCTACGACACGCAGAGTCGCCTGGTGGCCTTCTCCTGCCACTGCCAGGTGCAGTGGTGCTGCTACGTGGAGTGCCAGCAGTGCGTGCAGGAGGAGCTGGTGTACACCTGTAAGCACTAG